A genomic stretch from Acipenser ruthenus unplaced genomic scaffold, fAciRut3.2 maternal haplotype, whole genome shotgun sequence includes:
- the LOC131729959 gene encoding GTP-binding nuclear protein Ran isoform X2, with translation MFDVTSRVTYKNVPNWHRDLVRVCENIPIVLCGNKVDIKDRKVKAKSIVFHRKKNLQYYDISAKSNYNFEKPFLWLGRKLIGDPNLEFVAMPALAPPEVSMDPTLAAQYELDLKVASETALPDEDDDL, from the exons ATGTTTGACGTCACGTCGCGTGTCACCTACAAAAACGTCCCCAACTGGCACCGGGACCTGGTGCGCGTCTGTGAAAACATTCCCATCGTGCTGTGCGGCAACAAGGTGGACATCAAGGACCGGAAAGTGAAGGCGAAGTCCATCGTGTTCCACAGGAAGAAGAACCTGCAG tactaTGATATCTCTGCGAAGAGTAACTATAACTTCGAGAAGCCCtttctgtggctgggcaggaagTTGATCGGTGACCCCAACCTGGAGTTCGTTGCCATGCCGGCGCTGGCCCCGCCCGAGGTTTCCATGGACCCCACGCTGGCAGCGCAATACGAGCTGGACCTGAAG GTCGCTTCGGAAACGGCGTTACCAGACGAGGACGACGACCTTTAA
- the LOC131729959 gene encoding GTP-binding nuclear protein Ran isoform X1, with protein MAEGEPQVQFKLVLVGDGGTGKTTFVKRHLTGEFEKKYVATLGVEVHPLVFHTNRGAIKFNVWDTAGQEKFGGLRDGYYIQAQCAVIMFDVTSRVTYKNVPNWHRDLVRVCENIPIVLCGNKVDIKDRKVKAKSIVFHRKKNLQYYDISAKSNYNFEKPFLWLGRKLIGDPNLEFVAMPALAPPEVSMDPTLAAQYELDLKVASETALPDEDDDL; from the exons GACGGGGAAGACCACCTTTGTGAAGAGACACCTGACTGGAGAGTTTGAGAAGAAATACGTTG CCACGCTGGGGGTGGAGGTGCACCCCCTGGTCTTTCACACCAACAGAGGGGCGATCAAGTTCAATGTGTGGGACACGGCCGGCCAGGAGAAATTCGGGGGGCTGAGAGACGGATACTACATtcaag CTCAGTGCGCTGTAATCATGTTTGACGTCACGTCGCGTGTCACCTACAAAAACGTCCCCAACTGGCACCGGGACCTGGTGCGCGTCTGTGAAAACATTCCCATCGTGCTGTGCGGCAACAAGGTGGACATCAAGGACCGGAAAGTGAAGGCGAAGTCCATCGTGTTCCACAGGAAGAAGAACCTGCAG tactaTGATATCTCTGCGAAGAGTAACTATAACTTCGAGAAGCCCtttctgtggctgggcaggaagTTGATCGGTGACCCCAACCTGGAGTTCGTTGCCATGCCGGCGCTGGCCCCGCCCGAGGTTTCCATGGACCCCACGCTGGCAGCGCAATACGAGCTGGACCTGAAG GTCGCTTCGGAAACGGCGTTACCAGACGAGGACGACGACCTTTAA